The Pelagovum sp. HNIBRBA483 sequence AATTATTGGAAATGAGCAGTGGCCACCAACGTCAGGCCAGTGCCCGCCATTTTCAGCTCACGCAGCGACGGTTAAATAGCGCGTTTCGCAGGGCTTAACTTCGGCTTTTCGGGCTTCAGATGTGCAATCGCAACTTGCGCCGCTTATGCCCCCAACTGCGCGCCATCTGCGCGCAATGCCTGCGGCGTCATTCCCGTCCACTTCCGGAACGCGCGCTGGAACGCATTCGGATCGCGATACCCGACAAGGTGAGCGATTTGCTGATTGTTCAAGTCGCTTTTGACCAGATAGCGGATCGCCAGATCTTTTCTCGTTTGGTCTAGCAACGATTGGAACGTAACGCCCTCCTCTGCCAAACGGCGCAGAAGTGTGCTCCGACTGACTTTCAAGCGTCCGCAGACATGGGCGATCTTGGGCTCGGTGATCGTGAACATCTCCAGCATGATGGCCCGCACCCGCTCCGAAAGGGGCAGGCCCTTGGACTGGATCAGCGCTTGGGCCTGAAGGTCGGCCTCGGTGGCTTCCCAAAGTTCGGGGTTGTCCGAGATGAAAGGCACGCGCGCATCCGCGCGGGAATAGGTCAGCGCAGCGTCGCCCTGCTCGGGAATTTGGCCGAAGACGTCCTCCAGACGTTCCCGCTCGTCCTGTGGCAGCGGCAGGCGGACCCGCAGCGGCCGGATCATATCACGCGCCAGCGCATTCGCTTGTGAATGCAGGTAAATGATCTGCGGGCTGCTGAAAGTTGCAGGCAAAGGGGCGGTTGCCACATCGGAGGCAACGCGAACGGTGAACTCCCGCTCGCTGCGCGACACGAGGAATTGCATTGGCCCGAACAGGCTTTTGAATTGCGTCATGCGCTCGATGCCAGTCTCGAAATCCGGCGCAGTCGAGAGCGCGAAAAGGACGGGAATCGCAGGGCCGCCCGCCATCCGCAGCCCCAGCAACCGAGGGATATCCTGCTGCCCTGACAGATCAATGATCGCGTTCCAGAGCCGCAGGTATTCATCGGCTGTCACCAGAAAGGCCCGATCAGCGAGCGCAGGCGCAATCATGCCCGCACGGGCCACGACCTCGTTCCATCCGATCCCCAGTATCCCGCAAATCGGTCCCGACAAGATGGCGGCTGTATAGATCGGGGATCGCTCATCATTCTGCATCAGAAAACCTTTCTCGCGGCTGGGAGCGGCCAGTCGCAGTAGATACCCAGACGCCCCGCCCCGCAACGGCCTTGAGATGATCTGCAAGTCATTGAAACGATCTGCAAGGCATGAGCGGTGGAGGAGCTCGATCCAACAGGGCTAGCTTCTGGGGAACCTGCCAATTGGAGATCCTGACTTGGACCTGACATCAAAGACCATCCTTATCACCGGAGGCGGCTCCGGCATCGGCCTTGAGCTGGCCCGCCAATTTGTAGAGCTGGGCAACACTGTCGTCATCTGCGGGCGCGACGAGGGCAGGCTTGCCGACGCGACGCGCCAGACCGGCGCGCAGGCGATCGCGGGGGATGTGACCGTTGCCGAGGATCAGGAGCGGATCCTGTCAGGTATTCAGGCGCAACATGGCAAGCTTGATATGCTGATCAATAATGCAGGCGTGTTCCTTGCCTATGATTTCAAGGACGATCCCGAAACGATGCACAAGATCGAGAGCGAGATTGCGATCAATGCGACGGCTCCCCTGACATTGACGCGGCGCGCCTTGCCGCTTCTGGAGCGCAGCGCGCAGCCGGCGGTGGTGTTCATCGGCTCCGGCATTGCCTTCGTCGCCTCACCCGGAACGCCCGTCTATT is a genomic window containing:
- a CDS encoding helix-turn-helix domain-containing protein, with amino-acid sequence MQNDERSPIYTAAILSGPICGILGIGWNEVVARAGMIAPALADRAFLVTADEYLRLWNAIIDLSGQQDIPRLLGLRMAGGPAIPVLFALSTAPDFETGIERMTQFKSLFGPMQFLVSRSEREFTVRVASDVATAPLPATFSSPQIIYLHSQANALARDMIRPLRVRLPLPQDERERLEDVFGQIPEQGDAALTYSRADARVPFISDNPELWEATEADLQAQALIQSKGLPLSERVRAIMLEMFTITEPKIAHVCGRLKVSRSTLLRRLAEEGVTFQSLLDQTRKDLAIRYLVKSDLNNQQIAHLVGYRDPNAFQRAFRKWTGMTPQALRADGAQLGA
- a CDS encoding SDR family oxidoreductase yields the protein MDLTSKTILITGGGSGIGLELARQFVELGNTVVICGRDEGRLADATRQTGAQAIAGDVTVAEDQERILSGIQAQHGKLDMLINNAGVFLAYDFKDDPETMHKIESEIAINATAPLTLTRRALPLLERSAQPAVVFIGSGIAFVASPGTPVYSGTKALIHHCAQTLRHQLHPHGIKVFEAMPPVVDTDMANVLKSENFKKMKPTDLVREIIAGLRSNQTEMLLGQSSQIKWMSRIAPAFLFRQFAKTEFH